One Glycine max cultivar Williams 82 chromosome 3, Glycine_max_v4.0, whole genome shotgun sequence DNA window includes the following coding sequences:
- the LOC100527010 gene encoding uncharacterized protein, translated as MSISSLIFSNLHFQLPTTMASMASSSSFCNLKFITKPNNGRRSSLPRIVFCQKHHDSTPTDQINRRELILRSSEIATIGAILNFGGKKPDYLGVQKNPPALALCPATKNCVSTSENISDRTHYAPPWNYNPEGRKKPVNREEAMEELIDVIESTTPDKFSPRIVERKEDYIRVEYQSSILGFVDDVEFWFPPGKGSTVEYRSASRLGNFDFDVNRKRIKALRQELEKKGWASQDTI; from the exons ATGTCCATAAGTTCCTTAATTTTCTCGAACCTTCATTTTCAGCTCCCAACAACAATGGCTTCAATGGCATCTTCAAGCTCCTTCTGCAACCTCAAGTTCatcaccaaacccaacaatggtAGAAGAAGCTCTCTTCCCCGTATTGTATTCTGTCAGAAGCACCACGATAGCACACCCACCGACCAAATCAACCGAAG AGAACTCATATTGAGAAGCAGCGAAATAGCGACCATTGGTGCCATCTTGAACTTCGG TGGGAAAAAACCTGATTATCTTGGAGTGCAGAAAAACCCACCAGCATTAGCTCTGTGCCCGGCAACGAAGAATTGCGTGTCAACCTCTGAGAATATCAGTGATCGCACACATTATGCTCCTCCATG GAACTATAATCCTGAAGGTAGGAAAAAACCTGTGAACAGAGAGGAAGCAATGGAGGAACTGATAGACGTG ATAGAATCAACAACACCAGACAAATTTTCACCACggatagttgaaaggaaagaagaCTATATTCGTGTGGAGTACCAAAGCTCAATTTTGGGG TTTGTAGATGATGTTGAGTTCTGGTTCCCACCGGGTAAGGGTTCTACTGTGGAGTACCGATCTGCATCTCGGTTAGGAaactttgattttgatgtgaacagaaaaagaataaag GCACTGCGACAAGAGTTGGAGAAGAAAGGATGGGCATCTCAAGACACCATATGA